One genomic window of Elaeis guineensis isolate ETL-2024a chromosome 2, EG11, whole genome shotgun sequence includes the following:
- the LOC105039272 gene encoding large ribosomal subunit protein eL33w has protein sequence MVKGRQGERVRLYVRGTILGYKRSKSNQYENTSLIQIEGVNTKEEVAWYCGKRMAYIYKAKTKSDGSRYRCIWGKVTRPHGNSGVVRAKFKSNLPPKSMGGKVRVFMYPSNI, from the exons ATGGTGAAGGGCAGGCAAGGCGAGCGCGTCAG GCTGTATGTTCGGGGAACGATCCTTGGATACAAGAG atcgaagtcgaACCAGTATGAGAACACGTCGCTGATCCAGATCGAGGGGGTGAACACCAAAGAGGAGGTCGCCTGGTACTGCGGCAAGAGGATGGCGTATATCTACAAGGCCAAGACCAAGTCGGACGGGAGCCGGTACCGGTGCATCTGGGGCAAGGTTACACGCCCCCACGGGAACAGCGGTGTTGTTCGCGCCAAGTTCAAGTCCAACCTTCCGCCCAAGTCCATG GGTGGGAAGGTTCGAGTTTTCATGTACCCGAGCAACATATAA